The following are encoded together in the Candidatus Woesebacteria bacterium genome:
- a CDS encoding YdcF family protein, with translation MTQRKHFSNLPSFSTINKILMMEKKYPVPKSKKNITYPEFTLFENWLTIIGVSTSFLSLTSWKKMYEVGSELVSEIVDKTLHQLNRDGDLVNTLTNIENYLGKEDKLEKTDVIIVFGSKDLGKVDKAFRLWEKGYFQYFCMSGRSRMDAPSQKPECEIFREKAIELGVPEDLILTEDTSVTLASNVRHSLLLFKEKNMNFKSIMTMVAWFGQRRAWCHLMKYTEDIKIVRVNSDIPSDRPLAKGNWYKNETGIKVIAGEFLKMKMASMIDTT, from the coding sequence ATGACACAACGGAAACATTTTAGCAATCTACCTTCTTTTTCGACCATCAACAAGATATTGATGATGGAGAAGAAATATCCTGTTCCAAAAAGCAAAAAAAATATTACTTACCCGGAATTTACCTTGTTCGAAAATTGGTTAACAATAATTGGCGTCAGTACTTCTTTTTTGAGTCTAACTTCATGGAAAAAAATGTATGAAGTAGGAAGTGAGCTTGTAAGCGAAATAGTTGACAAAACCTTGCATCAGTTAAATCGTGATGGCGATTTGGTTAACACGCTAACAAATATTGAAAACTATTTAGGAAAAGAAGATAAACTTGAAAAAACTGACGTAATTATTGTTTTTGGAAGCAAAGACTTGGGGAAGGTAGACAAGGCATTTAGGCTATGGGAAAAGGGTTACTTTCAATATTTTTGTATGTCAGGCCGAAGTCGTATGGATGCGCCTTCCCAAAAACCTGAATGTGAAATTTTCAGGGAAAAAGCAATTGAACTTGGAGTGCCGGAAGACCTAATTCTGACAGAGGATACTTCGGTTACACTTGCCAGTAATGTCAGGCATAGTCTTCTTTTATTCAAAGAAAAGAATATGAATTTTAAGTCAATAATGACGATGGTTGCCTGGTTTGGACAAAGAAGAGCCTGGTGCCATTTAATGAAGTACACAGAAGATATTAAAATTGTTCGTGTCAACTCGGACATACCTTCTGATCGTCCGCTCGCAAAAGGAAATTGGTACAAAAATGAAACTGGAATTAAAGTTATTGCGGGTGAGTTTTTGAAGATGAAAATGGCATCAATGATTGATACCACCTAG
- a CDS encoding PH domain-containing protein, translating into MSASATREKFPLSYKKVYKKTLSNILGWVIFTLILWGTLVAILGSSGNIENWIMTFSLVIFTFLLLIVLISFLYQRWYYYFYFYDLADDYIQIKKGPITPREITLPYERIQDVYVDQDILDRIFGIYDIHVSSATISSGVEAHIDGVEKQSAEGLRATLLETVKQRISKNRATPLATNLKAA; encoded by the coding sequence ATGTCTGCAAGTGCTACCAGAGAAAAATTCCCCTTAAGTTATAAAAAGGTTTACAAAAAAACCTTGTCAAATATCCTTGGTTGGGTGATATTTACTCTGATTCTATGGGGTACTTTGGTGGCCATATTGGGATCATCGGGTAATATTGAAAATTGGATCATGACTTTCAGTTTAGTAATTTTTACCTTTTTACTATTAATTGTCCTAATAAGTTTTCTTTATCAGCGTTGGTATTATTACTTTTATTTTTATGACTTGGCAGATGATTATATTCAAATTAAAAAAGGACCGATAACCCCTCGCGAAATTACATTGCCTTATGAAAGAATCCAAGATGTTTATGTGGATCAGGATATTCTTGACAGGATTTTTGGCATATATGATATTCATGTGTCTAGTGCAACCATATCTTCAGGCGTAGAAGCTCATATTGACGGAGTAGAGAAACAATCGGCAGAAGGGCTAAGAGCTACCTTGCTTGAGACAGTAAAGCAGAGGATAAGTAAAAATAGAGCTACACCTCTGGCGACAAACCTCAAAGCTGCATAA
- a CDS encoding PH domain-containing protein, with protein sequence MNNIVTEKDYPVRVKWIFKSAIRASISLVFLGPFMYFSYYGQSLNTEYVIYIMLIVGMVVAQLFIAILKRATFHYLLDENYFTLHQGILSKQQRHVPYGVIQNVIIKQDLLDRILGLALLSVENASSGAGAMQIPQQKKFFGIFTDSRQQEKVETVGYSGNKISIPGLMKSDAEMLKELILQKMKNNSIEDSQSGL encoded by the coding sequence ATGAATAATATTGTTACCGAAAAAGATTACCCGGTTCGTGTCAAGTGGATTTTCAAGTCGGCAATTAGAGCTTCTATTAGTTTGGTTTTTTTGGGACCATTTATGTATTTTTCTTATTACGGACAAAGCTTAAACACTGAATATGTAATTTATATTATGTTGATTGTTGGTATGGTAGTCGCGCAATTATTTATTGCAATTCTGAAAAGAGCTACATTCCATTATTTATTAGACGAAAATTATTTTACCCTGCACCAGGGAATATTATCAAAACAACAAAGACATGTTCCTTACGGTGTGATTCAGAATGTAATTATAAAACAGGATTTACTTGACCGGATTTTGGGCCTGGCATTGTTATCGGTTGAAAACGCATCTTCCGGTGCCGGTGCGATGCAAATACCGCAACAAAAAAAATTTTTTGGTATATTTACAGACTCCAGACAGCAAGAGAAAGTTGAAACTGTTGGATATTCGGGAAACAAAATTAGTATACCCGGATTAATGAAATCGGACGCCGAAATGTTAAAAGAATTAATTTTACAGAAAATGAAAAACAATTCGATTGAAGACAGTCAATCGGGATTATAG
- a CDS encoding non-canonical purine NTP pyrophosphatase: protein MYFVTGNKGKFEEAKAILGKYDLEQKDIDLPEIQSLDPKEIIKAKLEAAYNVTSGELIVDDVAFYLECLNGLPGPLIKWFLKTIGNEGLVKIAKNNNNLQVRVLVTIGYAKSKEEIIYFEDTIEGKVVDERGENGFGFDKIFEIPTLGKTLAELTIEEKNKIYPRGIALMKLKKYLDKNNLP from the coding sequence ATGTATTTTGTAACAGGCAACAAGGGTAAGTTTGAAGAAGCGAAAGCTATATTGGGGAAGTATGATTTGGAACAAAAAGATATTGACCTTCCCGAGATCCAGAGTCTTGATCCCAAAGAAATAATTAAAGCCAAATTGGAAGCTGCTTACAACGTAACAAGTGGAGAATTAATCGTCGATGATGTAGCTTTTTACCTTGAGTGTTTAAATGGTCTACCCGGCCCATTAATCAAATGGTTTTTGAAAACGATTGGCAATGAGGGCTTGGTGAAAATTGCCAAAAATAATAATAATTTGCAAGTGAGAGTACTTGTTACAATCGGCTATGCAAAAAGTAAAGAGGAAATAATCTATTTTGAAGACACCATTGAGGGAAAGGTCGTGGATGAAAGGGGAGAGAATGGTTTTGGTTTTGACAAAATCTTTGAAATTCCAACTTTAGGAAAAACCCTCGCCGAACTTACGATTGAAGAAAAAAATAAAATTTATCCAAGGGGAATCGCGCTCATGAAATTAAAAAAGTATTTAGACAAAAACAATCTACCTTGA
- a CDS encoding tyrosine-type recombinase/integrase, giving the protein MTQQSIKSLLPTFIQHLEEKGRSPSTILAYRADLEQLLVYLTNKVKATPEQVKTEDIEGFRDSLSNEKYTPKSVSRKLNAVKTFFRWMILEKHATFDPSDNVSHPKIAPSVPKFLSPLEYRALRDVVRDDARITAIVELILQTGMRISEVANLKQKNLNGQELTIESYATQPQRIITLNKPAKDALDKYNLIRPKTESQYLFVSKNGKPLAVRNIRAAIDRYLQKAEISDYSVNDLRTTFIVENLKAGVDLILLSQVVGHKRLSTTERYLELAGVKEPGKKQVLEEL; this is encoded by the coding sequence ATGACACAACAATCTATAAAAAGTTTACTCCCCACTTTTATACAACATCTCGAAGAAAAAGGTCGATCGCCATCAACAATCCTTGCATACCGAGCGGACCTTGAGCAGTTGTTGGTTTACCTTACTAATAAAGTAAAGGCAACCCCCGAACAAGTAAAAACCGAGGATATCGAAGGTTTTAGAGATAGTTTGTCAAACGAAAAATACACCCCAAAGTCAGTTTCCAGAAAGCTTAACGCCGTAAAAACATTTTTTAGGTGGATGATTCTTGAAAAACATGCCACTTTTGATCCTTCGGACAATGTTTCTCATCCCAAAATAGCTCCCTCGGTACCCAAGTTTTTATCGCCGCTTGAATACAGAGCCTTACGCGATGTAGTGAGAGACGATGCTAGGATTACTGCCATTGTTGAACTCATTTTACAAACCGGAATGCGCATCTCAGAAGTAGCCAACCTCAAACAAAAAAATCTTAACGGCCAAGAGCTTACAATCGAAAGTTACGCCACTCAGCCACAGAGAATTATTACTTTAAATAAACCTGCAAAAGACGCACTCGATAAATACAATCTTATTAGACCCAAAACCGAATCCCAATATTTGTTTGTCAGTAAAAACGGTAAACCACTGGCAGTTAGAAATATCAGAGCGGCAATAGACCGATACCTTCAAAAGGCTGAAATTTCCGATTATTCCGTCAATGATCTAAGAACAACATTTATCGTCGAAAATCTGAAAGCGGGAGTGGACCTCATCCTCTTATCTCAAGTTGTCGGACACAAAAGACTTTCGACTACAGAGCGCTATCTGGAACTTGCTGGTGTAAAAGAACCCGGCAAAAAACAAGTGCTAGAAGAGCTTTAG
- a CDS encoding septum formation initiator family protein, producing MDITRLLNPIYKKLKDYVKIVFIVVFLLFILSLTRSVLTTKKAGEKIIETQKEVNELEIQKRELERKVIAAESEFYVEQQLRNNLGLAKEGEAVMVLPEDDVLRKLAPKLHREKDELPDPTWKKWLKLFI from the coding sequence ATGGATATTACACGCTTATTAAACCCAATTTATAAAAAACTAAAGGATTATGTAAAAATCGTATTTATTGTGGTATTTTTGCTGTTTATTCTGTCTTTGACTCGGAGTGTCTTAACAACAAAGAAAGCCGGAGAAAAAATAATCGAGACCCAAAAAGAGGTTAATGAATTAGAAATTCAAAAACGAGAATTGGAGCGTAAGGTGATTGCGGCAGAAAGCGAATTTTACGTAGAGCAACAGTTGAGAAATAATTTAGGTCTAGCCAAAGAAGGCGAGGCGGTAATGGTACTGCCGGAAGACGATGTGTTGCGTAAACTTGCCCCAAAGCTTCATCGGGAGAAGGATGAGCTTCCAGATCCGACATGGAAAAAGTGGCTGAAACTGTTTATATAG
- a CDS encoding histidine phosphatase family protein produces the protein MKNIFVRKIFPYDPTVNGKYSRYEGYCKITLREEDPGIIFENELKTPENISIIFCSELKRAIESANAYYGNNLEIERLSELNEILFELPLLVGRRDFEKYGSIIVRERFFKLLIEDRLNEKQADIKSRIINTIDKLNKLPEGNYLLISHSFYMKLFELYLKYGNFNFFQNNDFENIINFENKLYEFGEGFDFRL, from the coding sequence ATGAAAAATATATTTGTTAGGAAAATATTTCCATATGACCCGACTGTGAATGGCAAGTACTCGAGATATGAAGGTTATTGCAAAATAACTTTAAGAGAGGAGGATCCGGGCATAATATTTGAGAACGAACTTAAAACCCCAGAAAATATAAGCATCATTTTCTGTTCGGAACTAAAAAGAGCGATAGAATCAGCTAACGCATATTATGGTAATAATTTGGAAATCGAAAGATTATCAGAGTTAAATGAAATACTTTTCGAGTTACCACTGCTAGTTGGACGTCGCGATTTTGAAAAGTACGGTAGCATCATAGTAAGAGAAAGGTTTTTCAAACTGCTTATAGAGGATAGATTAAATGAGAAGCAAGCGGATATTAAAAGTCGGATAATAAATACTATTGATAAATTAAATAAATTACCTGAGGGCAATTATCTTTTAATTAGTCACAGCTTTTACATGAAGTTGTTTGAATTATATTTGAAATATGGCAACTTTAATTTTTTTCAAAATAATGATTTTGAAAATATAATTAATTTTGAAAATAAATTATATGAATTTGGTGAGGGTTTTGATTTCAGATTATGA
- the trpS gene encoding tryptophan--tRNA ligase, which translates to MNKKRVLAGMRASGKLHLGNYYGGAKGMVALQEDENHETLYMVANLHGITTPFKSRELKESTKSVILDYLSVGLDPEKSTIFIQSDLADLHTQLAFYLSSFVTIARMQHLPTFKEKVKQYPESATMALLNYPVLMAADILIYKACEVPVGVDQEPHLEVAREIARKMNDQYGMDFPEPKRFTIKGGEYIPSLIGLGKMSKSVEGSYIALTDDLSTIKKRLAGIPTDSGKGEIKMEGEIKKYISEAGNESIGVSSLMKYVELFESEKCRAEYETQYQLSGIRYGDMKNKLADAIYKEILPVQEKRKELESKPRFIEEVTREGAKNARAIAETTIKEVKEKMGL; encoded by the coding sequence ATGAATAAAAAACGGGTATTAGCGGGAATGAGAGCTTCAGGAAAACTCCACTTGGGGAATTATTATGGTGGAGCAAAGGGAATGGTGGCACTACAAGAAGACGAAAATCACGAAACTCTTTATATGGTCGCAAATCTTCATGGAATTACAACCCCATTTAAATCCAGAGAGTTAAAAGAAAGTACAAAAAGCGTAATTTTAGATTATCTTTCTGTTGGACTTGATCCGGAAAAATCTACAATTTTTATTCAAAGTGATTTGGCCGATCTCCATACCCAACTTGCTTTTTATTTGTCGTCCTTTGTAACTATTGCTCGTATGCAACACTTACCGACTTTCAAAGAAAAAGTTAAACAATATCCGGAGAGTGCAACAATGGCCCTTCTCAATTATCCAGTTCTTATGGCTGCAGATATTTTAATTTATAAAGCATGTGAGGTTCCAGTTGGAGTTGACCAAGAACCGCACTTGGAAGTAGCTCGGGAAATTGCTCGTAAAATGAACGATCAATACGGAATGGACTTTCCAGAGCCGAAAAGATTTACCATTAAAGGTGGAGAATATATACCAAGTCTTATTGGGTTAGGGAAGATGAGCAAATCTGTTGAAGGAAGCTATATCGCACTAACCGATGATCTTTCTACAATCAAGAAAAGATTGGCAGGAATTCCAACAGATTCAGGAAAAGGAGAAATAAAGATGGAAGGTGAGATTAAAAAATATATAAGTGAAGCGGGAAATGAATCAATCGGTGTTTCCTCGTTGATGAAATATGTTGAACTTTTCGAAAGCGAAAAATGCCGAGCAGAATACGAAACTCAATATCAATTATCCGGTATTCGTTATGGGGATATGAAAAATAAATTAGCTGATGCAATTTATAAAGAAATACTCCCAGTTCAAGAAAAACGCAAAGAGTTGGAATCAAAACCAAGATTTATAGAGGAAGTGACTAGAGAAGGAGCCAAAAACGCTCGAGCAATTGCTGAAACAACAATAAAAGAAGTAAAAGAAAAAATGGGACTTTAG
- the metG gene encoding methionine--tRNA ligase subunit beta, which translates to MDITYEDFQKLDIRIATILQVEEIDGADKLLKLTLDAGDLGERTIAAGIKAWYKPEDLVGKQIVYLANLEPRMLKGVESQGMLLAAGGDEAVVIRPIKEVSPGVKIK; encoded by the coding sequence ATGGACATAACCTACGAAGATTTCCAGAAACTCGATATAAGAATAGCAACTATACTGCAAGTTGAGGAGATTGACGGTGCGGATAAATTGCTGAAGCTCACACTAGACGCAGGAGATCTTGGGGAAAGAACTATCGCGGCAGGAATTAAAGCATGGTATAAACCGGAGGATTTGGTGGGTAAGCAAATTGTGTATCTTGCAAATCTTGAGCCAAGAATGTTGAAGGGTGTTGAGAGTCAGGGTATGCTTCTTGCTGCAGGTGGCGATGAGGCTGTAGTCATTCGACCCATCAAGGAAGTTAGTCCGGGGGTAAAAATCAAGTAA
- the ftsH gene encoding ATP-dependent zinc metalloprotease FtsH, giving the protein MAAIKKLRKINVGKLSIVDIKRKDGTGRSGDKKRVELRFKLTLWKIVIIIFLFIFFLPFFLSLLSIGSLNQTIDVSQALSDIKEGKVKETVVQNANLVLTYNDDTKKTTTKEDGDTLAGLLDKANIDPSSIKYSVVDQSFSKAFGEILSILLPLGLMAAFFFFIIRSQSKGAQDVFSFGKSRAKLFAKGKQNVNFGDVAGIDDAKNELVEIVDFLKNPAKYRKIGARTPKGVLLFGPAGVGKTLLARAVAGEAGVPFFSMAGSEFMEMLVGVGASRVRDLFVQAKTSAPSIIFIDEIDAIGRQRGRGIMGGHDEREQTLNQILVEMDGFTPNDNVIVIAATNRGDLLDPALLRPGRFDRRVTLDMPDREGREGILKIHARGKKFGTNIDWKRVADRTVGFSGADLENMLNEAAIHAAGQNKNEIIMEDIEEAATKVKLGPAKRKLQSEEDKKITAYHEAGHAIATHYLAKMDPVHRISIVARGMSLGHTLIPPVADRSHETRSHMLEQIVAMLGGRAAEELIFNEMTSGASNDIQMATGLARAMVVEYGMSALGPIDFSSRSDMSMPSWMEGETLSPAMKEKIDSEINKLMTEGYKSAQALLKKYKKDLDLVALELLKKETLDRDDFEKIVGKKKEGK; this is encoded by the coding sequence ATGGCAGCGATAAAAAAATTAAGAAAAATCAACGTCGGAAAACTTTCAATCGTTGATATCAAAAGAAAAGATGGTACAGGACGTTCCGGTGATAAAAAACGCGTTGAACTTCGTTTCAAACTCACTCTTTGGAAAATTGTCATCATTATATTTTTATTTATTTTTTTCCTACCTTTTTTCCTGTCGCTTCTGAGTATTGGAAGTTTGAACCAAACAATCGATGTCTCCCAAGCGCTTTCTGATATTAAAGAAGGTAAGGTCAAAGAAACGGTTGTCCAAAATGCAAACCTAGTACTTACGTACAATGACGATACTAAAAAAACCACTACAAAAGAAGACGGTGATACACTTGCAGGTCTTTTAGATAAGGCAAATATAGATCCAAGTTCAATTAAATATTCAGTAGTTGATCAGTCGTTTAGTAAAGCATTTGGTGAGATATTAAGTATTTTACTGCCTTTGGGATTAATGGCAGCATTTTTCTTTTTTATCATTCGTTCCCAATCCAAGGGCGCACAGGATGTATTTTCCTTTGGTAAAAGCAGGGCGAAACTTTTCGCCAAGGGTAAGCAAAATGTTAATTTTGGGGATGTGGCCGGAATTGATGATGCGAAAAACGAATTAGTTGAAATTGTCGACTTTTTGAAAAATCCTGCAAAGTATCGCAAAATTGGTGCGCGCACTCCCAAAGGAGTTTTGCTTTTTGGTCCTGCCGGAGTTGGTAAAACACTTTTAGCAAGAGCGGTTGCCGGTGAGGCGGGAGTACCGTTCTTCTCTATGGCGGGGTCTGAATTTATGGAAATGCTTGTTGGCGTCGGTGCAAGTAGGGTTAGAGATTTATTTGTTCAAGCCAAAACCAGTGCACCATCAATTATCTTTATCGACGAAATTGATGCAATCGGAAGGCAAAGAGGTCGCGGAATCATGGGTGGGCATGACGAAAGAGAGCAGACTTTAAATCAAATATTAGTTGAAATGGATGGCTTTACTCCAAATGACAATGTAATTGTTATTGCCGCAACAAACCGAGGCGATCTTTTGGATCCCGCACTTTTGCGCCCTGGTAGATTTGATCGCAGGGTTACTCTTGATATGCCCGATAGAGAAGGAAGAGAGGGAATATTAAAAATACACGCCAGAGGTAAAAAATTTGGAACAAATATTGATTGGAAACGGGTTGCTGACCGCACAGTTGGTTTTTCCGGGGCTGATCTTGAGAATATGTTAAACGAGGCAGCGATCCATGCGGCAGGTCAGAACAAAAATGAAATTATTATGGAAGATATTGAAGAGGCGGCAACTAAAGTAAAACTTGGACCAGCCAAAAGAAAGCTCCAGTCTGAGGAAGATAAAAAAATTACGGCATATCATGAAGCGGGACATGCTATTGCTACTCACTATTTAGCGAAAATGGATCCGGTTCATCGCATCTCGATTGTTGCGCGCGGTATGAGTTTGGGGCATACGCTTATTCCACCTGTAGCGGATCGTTCTCATGAAACCAGATCTCACATGCTCGAACAAATTGTTGCCATGCTTGGAGGGCGTGCCGCAGAGGAATTAATTTTCAACGAGATGACCTCTGGGGCATCTAATGACATTCAAATGGCAACAGGTCTTGCTCGTGCCATGGTAGTTGAGTATGGGATGAGCGCTCTTGGGCCGATTGATTTTTCATCAAGAAGTGATATGAGTATGCCTAGTTGGATGGAAGGGGAAACACTTTCTCCTGCAATGAAAGAAAAGATTGACTCTGAAATTAACAAGTTAATGACAGAAGGATATAAAAGCGCCCAAGCTTTGCTTAAAAAATACAAAAAAGACCTTGATCTGGTTGCTTTGGAACTACTTAAAAAAGAAACCTTAGACAGAGATGATTTTGAGAAAATTGTGGGGAAGAAGAAAGAAGGAAAGTAA
- a CDS encoding four helix bundle protein, which yields MVDGNKKIIHFYDLRVWQEGHRLVLLTYKLVGGLPEKEKFILIPQMLRAAISITSNVAEGFGRRSLKEKTQFYYIAKASLVELQNQYFIARDMKYLSDNEFENVWDQSVVVHKMLNALITSINNK from the coding sequence ATGGTAGATGGAAATAAGAAAATAATTCATTTTTATGATTTGCGCGTATGGCAAGAAGGTCATAGATTGGTTTTACTAACATATAAATTAGTTGGTGGATTGCCTGAAAAGGAAAAGTTTATTTTAATCCCTCAAATGTTACGGGCAGCGATATCTATAACCAGTAATGTCGCAGAAGGATTTGGACGAAGAAGCTTAAAGGAGAAAACACAATTTTATTATATTGCAAAGGCATCACTTGTTGAACTTCAAAATCAGTATTTCATTGCTCGGGATATGAAATACTTGTCAGATAATGAGTTTGAAAATGTATGGGATCAGTCTGTTGTTGTTCATAAAATGCTCAATGCGTTAATTACTAGTATTAATAATAAATGA